The following proteins come from a genomic window of Drosophila sulfurigaster albostrigata strain 15112-1811.04 chromosome X, ASM2355843v2, whole genome shotgun sequence:
- the LOC133848751 gene encoding b(0,+)-type amino acid transporter 1 isoform X3, translated as MKFSTNSSFPPSVGHNVPTKATSNGTGTMCTNGSLGTEGPEATETDSSGTGRMRKPLERNGSTQNDTVHLERRLGLFSGVALIVGTMIGSGIFVSPSGLLIRTGSVGVSFIIWLACGLLSLLGALAYAELGTMNTSSGAEWAYFMDAYGPAPAFLFSWVSTLVLKPSQMAIICLSFAQYAVEAFVTECDPPRGVVKMVALVAIVMILFVNCYSVNLGMAVQNVFTAAKLVAVLIVICGGAWKLFQGNTQHLSNAFNGPMPNIGAIATAFYTGLWAYDGWNNLNYVTEEIKNPSKNLPRSIIIGIPLVTLCYALINISYLAAMSEQEMIESEAVAVTFGNRILGALAWLMPLSVTVSTFGSANGTLFAAGRLCFAASREGHLLDILSYVHVRRLTPAPGLIFHSLIASAMVLHGTIDSLIDFFSFTAWIFYGGAMLALIVMRYTKPNYPRPYKVPIIIPVVVLVISVYLVAAPIFETPRIEYLYALLFIFAGLIFYVPFVKLGMTPRFMNKVTLFFQLLLEVVPTSSMAMFE; from the exons ATGAAGTTCTCAACAAATTCAAGTTTTCCTCCATCCGTTG GACATAATGTGCCAACAAAAGCCACGAGCAACGGCACAGGGACAATGTGCACCAATGGGTCTCTTGGAACAGAAGGGCCCGAAGCGACAGAGACCGACTCATCAGGGACCGGGCGGATGCGGAAGCCGCTGGAGAGGAATGGCTCAACGCAGAACGACACTGTTCACCTCGAGAGAAG gcTGGGCCTCTTCAGTGGGGTGGCTTTAATTGTCGGAACAATGATAG GGTCTGGAATATTTGTGTCACCCTCCGGTTTGCTAATTCGCACCGGTTCCGTTGGAGTTAGCTTCATAATCTGGCTTGCCTGTGGCCTACTGTCACTATTGG GCGCCTTGGCATACGCTGAGCTTGGTACAATGAATACCTCATCGGGGGCGGAATGGGCCTACTTTATGGACGCCTATGGACCGGCACCGGCATTCCTCTTCTCATGGGTATCGACATTGGTATTGAAGCCATCTCAAATGGCTATAATATGCCTTTCGTTTGCACAATACGCCGTCGAGGCGTTTGTCACGGAATGTGATCCGCCGAGGGGTGTTGTGAAAATGGTTGCATTGGTAGCGATCG TGATGATTCTGTTCGTCAATTGCTACAGCGTTAATCTAGGCATGGCCGTTCAAAACGTATTTACGGCAGCCAAACTTGTGGCAGTGCTTATTGTGATTTGCGGCGGCGCTTGGAAGCTATTCCAGGGCAACACGCAGCATCTGTCGAATGCATTTAATGGGCCGATGCCAAATATTGGCGCCATTGCGACCGCATTTTATACGGGCCTTTGGGCCTACGATGGCTGGAACAATCTCAACTATGTGACCGAGGAGATTAAGAATCCCAGCAAGAATTTGCCGCGCTCGATAATTATTGGTATACCGTTGGTAACCCTTTGCTATGCTCTGATCAATATCTCATACCTGGCAGCCATGTCCGAGCAGGAAATGATCGAGTCCGAGGCGGTCGCTGTCACCTTTGGGAATCGCATCTTGGGTGCACTTGCTTGGCTAATGCCACTTAGTGTCACAGTCAGCACCTTTGGCAGCGCTAACGGTACACTCTTTGCGGCTGGACG ACTCTGTTTTGCGGCCAGCAGAGAGGGTCACTTATTGGATATTTTGTCCTACGTACATGTGCGTCGCTTAACTCCAGCACCAGGCCTCATATTCCAC TCATTAATTGCTTCGGCAATGGTTCTCCATGGCACAATTGATTCGTTGATTGATTTCTTCAGTTTCACTGCATGGATATTTTATGGTGGCGCCATGTTGGCTCTTATCGTGATGCGCTACACCAAACCCAACTATCCACGGCCATACAAGGTGCCAATTATCATTCCGGTTGTGGTCTTGGTTATATCTGTGTATCTCGTTGCTGCGCCAATCTTTGAGACACCGCGCATCGAATATTTGTACGCACTGCTGTTCATCTTTGCAGGACTCATATTTTATGTACCTTTTGTCAAACTGGGAATGACACCACGCTTTATGA ACAAGGTGACACTGTTTTTCCAATTGCTACTGGAGGTTGTGCCAACATCATCGATGGCCATGTTCGAATAA
- the LOC133848751 gene encoding b(0,+)-type amino acid transporter 1 isoform X4 — MRDKISQLFCLQKNACKNNSADNRGHNVPTKATSNGTGTMCTNGSLGTEGPEATETDSSGTGRMRKPLERNGSTQNDTVHLERRLGLFSGVALIVGTMIGSGIFVSPSGLLIRTGSVGVSFIIWLACGLLSLLGALAYAELGTMNTSSGAEWAYFMDAYGPAPAFLFSWVSTLVLKPSQMAIICLSFAQYAVEAFVTECDPPRGVVKMVALVAIVMILFVNCYSVNLGMAVQNVFTAAKLVAVLIVICGGAWKLFQGNTQHLSNAFNGPMPNIGAIATAFYTGLWAYDGWNNLNYVTEEIKNPSKNLPRSIIIGIPLVTLCYALINISYLAAMSEQEMIESEAVAVTFGNRILGALAWLMPLSVTVSTFGSANGTLFAAGRLCFAASREGHLLDILSYVHVRRLTPAPGLIFHRFSKIFKHRKLATNFTLNPCKNVGLIVISLTHTCHCVYSKSREKANAYGMQKTKKTQ; from the exons ATGCGCGATAAAATATCACAACTATTTTGCTTGCAAAAAAAcgcatgcaaaaataattcagCAGATAATAGAG GACATAATGTGCCAACAAAAGCCACGAGCAACGGCACAGGGACAATGTGCACCAATGGGTCTCTTGGAACAGAAGGGCCCGAAGCGACAGAGACCGACTCATCAGGGACCGGGCGGATGCGGAAGCCGCTGGAGAGGAATGGCTCAACGCAGAACGACACTGTTCACCTCGAGAGAAG gcTGGGCCTCTTCAGTGGGGTGGCTTTAATTGTCGGAACAATGATAG GGTCTGGAATATTTGTGTCACCCTCCGGTTTGCTAATTCGCACCGGTTCCGTTGGAGTTAGCTTCATAATCTGGCTTGCCTGTGGCCTACTGTCACTATTGG GCGCCTTGGCATACGCTGAGCTTGGTACAATGAATACCTCATCGGGGGCGGAATGGGCCTACTTTATGGACGCCTATGGACCGGCACCGGCATTCCTCTTCTCATGGGTATCGACATTGGTATTGAAGCCATCTCAAATGGCTATAATATGCCTTTCGTTTGCACAATACGCCGTCGAGGCGTTTGTCACGGAATGTGATCCGCCGAGGGGTGTTGTGAAAATGGTTGCATTGGTAGCGATCG TGATGATTCTGTTCGTCAATTGCTACAGCGTTAATCTAGGCATGGCCGTTCAAAACGTATTTACGGCAGCCAAACTTGTGGCAGTGCTTATTGTGATTTGCGGCGGCGCTTGGAAGCTATTCCAGGGCAACACGCAGCATCTGTCGAATGCATTTAATGGGCCGATGCCAAATATTGGCGCCATTGCGACCGCATTTTATACGGGCCTTTGGGCCTACGATGGCTGGAACAATCTCAACTATGTGACCGAGGAGATTAAGAATCCCAGCAAGAATTTGCCGCGCTCGATAATTATTGGTATACCGTTGGTAACCCTTTGCTATGCTCTGATCAATATCTCATACCTGGCAGCCATGTCCGAGCAGGAAATGATCGAGTCCGAGGCGGTCGCTGTCACCTTTGGGAATCGCATCTTGGGTGCACTTGCTTGGCTAATGCCACTTAGTGTCACAGTCAGCACCTTTGGCAGCGCTAACGGTACACTCTTTGCGGCTGGACG ACTCTGTTTTGCGGCCAGCAGAGAGGGTCACTTATTGGATATTTTGTCCTACGTACATGTGCGTCGCTTAACTCCAGCACCAGGCCTCATATTCCAC AGATTTTCAAAGATTTTTAAGCATAGGAAACTCGCAACGAATTTCACTTTAAATCCGTGTAAGAACGTTGGATTGATAGTCatctcgctcacacacacttgtcATTGCGTATACAGCAAATCGAGAGAGAAAGCCAATGCGTATGGAATGCAAAAGACAAAGAAAACACAATAG
- the LOC133848751 gene encoding b(0,+)-type amino acid transporter 1 isoform X1, with protein MRDKISQLFCLQKNACKNNSADNRGHNVPTKATSNGTGTMCTNGSLGTEGPEATETDSSGTGRMRKPLERNGSTQNDTVHLERRLGLFSGVALIVGTMIGSGIFVSPSGLLIRTGSVGVSFIIWLACGLLSLLGALAYAELGTMNTSSGAEWAYFMDAYGPAPAFLFSWVSTLVLKPSQMAIICLSFAQYAVEAFVTECDPPRGVVKMVALVAIVMILFVNCYSVNLGMAVQNVFTAAKLVAVLIVICGGAWKLFQGNTQHLSNAFNGPMPNIGAIATAFYTGLWAYDGWNNLNYVTEEIKNPSKNLPRSIIIGIPLVTLCYALINISYLAAMSEQEMIESEAVAVTFGNRILGALAWLMPLSVTVSTFGSANGTLFAAGRLCFAASREGHLLDILSYVHVRRLTPAPGLIFHSLIASAMVLHGTIDSLIDFFSFTAWIFYGGAMLALIVMRYTKPNYPRPYKVPIIIPVVVLVISVYLVAAPIFETPRIEYLYALLFIFAGLIFYVPFVKLGMTPRFMNKVTLFFQLLLEVVPTSSMAMFE; from the exons ATGCGCGATAAAATATCACAACTATTTTGCTTGCAAAAAAAcgcatgcaaaaataattcagCAGATAATAGAG GACATAATGTGCCAACAAAAGCCACGAGCAACGGCACAGGGACAATGTGCACCAATGGGTCTCTTGGAACAGAAGGGCCCGAAGCGACAGAGACCGACTCATCAGGGACCGGGCGGATGCGGAAGCCGCTGGAGAGGAATGGCTCAACGCAGAACGACACTGTTCACCTCGAGAGAAG gcTGGGCCTCTTCAGTGGGGTGGCTTTAATTGTCGGAACAATGATAG GGTCTGGAATATTTGTGTCACCCTCCGGTTTGCTAATTCGCACCGGTTCCGTTGGAGTTAGCTTCATAATCTGGCTTGCCTGTGGCCTACTGTCACTATTGG GCGCCTTGGCATACGCTGAGCTTGGTACAATGAATACCTCATCGGGGGCGGAATGGGCCTACTTTATGGACGCCTATGGACCGGCACCGGCATTCCTCTTCTCATGGGTATCGACATTGGTATTGAAGCCATCTCAAATGGCTATAATATGCCTTTCGTTTGCACAATACGCCGTCGAGGCGTTTGTCACGGAATGTGATCCGCCGAGGGGTGTTGTGAAAATGGTTGCATTGGTAGCGATCG TGATGATTCTGTTCGTCAATTGCTACAGCGTTAATCTAGGCATGGCCGTTCAAAACGTATTTACGGCAGCCAAACTTGTGGCAGTGCTTATTGTGATTTGCGGCGGCGCTTGGAAGCTATTCCAGGGCAACACGCAGCATCTGTCGAATGCATTTAATGGGCCGATGCCAAATATTGGCGCCATTGCGACCGCATTTTATACGGGCCTTTGGGCCTACGATGGCTGGAACAATCTCAACTATGTGACCGAGGAGATTAAGAATCCCAGCAAGAATTTGCCGCGCTCGATAATTATTGGTATACCGTTGGTAACCCTTTGCTATGCTCTGATCAATATCTCATACCTGGCAGCCATGTCCGAGCAGGAAATGATCGAGTCCGAGGCGGTCGCTGTCACCTTTGGGAATCGCATCTTGGGTGCACTTGCTTGGCTAATGCCACTTAGTGTCACAGTCAGCACCTTTGGCAGCGCTAACGGTACACTCTTTGCGGCTGGACG ACTCTGTTTTGCGGCCAGCAGAGAGGGTCACTTATTGGATATTTTGTCCTACGTACATGTGCGTCGCTTAACTCCAGCACCAGGCCTCATATTCCAC TCATTAATTGCTTCGGCAATGGTTCTCCATGGCACAATTGATTCGTTGATTGATTTCTTCAGTTTCACTGCATGGATATTTTATGGTGGCGCCATGTTGGCTCTTATCGTGATGCGCTACACCAAACCCAACTATCCACGGCCATACAAGGTGCCAATTATCATTCCGGTTGTGGTCTTGGTTATATCTGTGTATCTCGTTGCTGCGCCAATCTTTGAGACACCGCGCATCGAATATTTGTACGCACTGCTGTTCATCTTTGCAGGACTCATATTTTATGTACCTTTTGTCAAACTGGGAATGACACCACGCTTTATGA ACAAGGTGACACTGTTTTTCCAATTGCTACTGGAGGTTGTGCCAACATCATCGATGGCCATGTTCGAATAA
- the LOC133848751 gene encoding b(0,+)-type amino acid transporter 1 isoform X2, whose product MYQHVQPSNTNHIYTDGHNVPTKATSNGTGTMCTNGSLGTEGPEATETDSSGTGRMRKPLERNGSTQNDTVHLERRLGLFSGVALIVGTMIGSGIFVSPSGLLIRTGSVGVSFIIWLACGLLSLLGALAYAELGTMNTSSGAEWAYFMDAYGPAPAFLFSWVSTLVLKPSQMAIICLSFAQYAVEAFVTECDPPRGVVKMVALVAIVMILFVNCYSVNLGMAVQNVFTAAKLVAVLIVICGGAWKLFQGNTQHLSNAFNGPMPNIGAIATAFYTGLWAYDGWNNLNYVTEEIKNPSKNLPRSIIIGIPLVTLCYALINISYLAAMSEQEMIESEAVAVTFGNRILGALAWLMPLSVTVSTFGSANGTLFAAGRLCFAASREGHLLDILSYVHVRRLTPAPGLIFHSLIASAMVLHGTIDSLIDFFSFTAWIFYGGAMLALIVMRYTKPNYPRPYKVPIIIPVVVLVISVYLVAAPIFETPRIEYLYALLFIFAGLIFYVPFVKLGMTPRFMNKVTLFFQLLLEVVPTSSMAMFE is encoded by the exons GACATAATGTGCCAACAAAAGCCACGAGCAACGGCACAGGGACAATGTGCACCAATGGGTCTCTTGGAACAGAAGGGCCCGAAGCGACAGAGACCGACTCATCAGGGACCGGGCGGATGCGGAAGCCGCTGGAGAGGAATGGCTCAACGCAGAACGACACTGTTCACCTCGAGAGAAG gcTGGGCCTCTTCAGTGGGGTGGCTTTAATTGTCGGAACAATGATAG GGTCTGGAATATTTGTGTCACCCTCCGGTTTGCTAATTCGCACCGGTTCCGTTGGAGTTAGCTTCATAATCTGGCTTGCCTGTGGCCTACTGTCACTATTGG GCGCCTTGGCATACGCTGAGCTTGGTACAATGAATACCTCATCGGGGGCGGAATGGGCCTACTTTATGGACGCCTATGGACCGGCACCGGCATTCCTCTTCTCATGGGTATCGACATTGGTATTGAAGCCATCTCAAATGGCTATAATATGCCTTTCGTTTGCACAATACGCCGTCGAGGCGTTTGTCACGGAATGTGATCCGCCGAGGGGTGTTGTGAAAATGGTTGCATTGGTAGCGATCG TGATGATTCTGTTCGTCAATTGCTACAGCGTTAATCTAGGCATGGCCGTTCAAAACGTATTTACGGCAGCCAAACTTGTGGCAGTGCTTATTGTGATTTGCGGCGGCGCTTGGAAGCTATTCCAGGGCAACACGCAGCATCTGTCGAATGCATTTAATGGGCCGATGCCAAATATTGGCGCCATTGCGACCGCATTTTATACGGGCCTTTGGGCCTACGATGGCTGGAACAATCTCAACTATGTGACCGAGGAGATTAAGAATCCCAGCAAGAATTTGCCGCGCTCGATAATTATTGGTATACCGTTGGTAACCCTTTGCTATGCTCTGATCAATATCTCATACCTGGCAGCCATGTCCGAGCAGGAAATGATCGAGTCCGAGGCGGTCGCTGTCACCTTTGGGAATCGCATCTTGGGTGCACTTGCTTGGCTAATGCCACTTAGTGTCACAGTCAGCACCTTTGGCAGCGCTAACGGTACACTCTTTGCGGCTGGACG ACTCTGTTTTGCGGCCAGCAGAGAGGGTCACTTATTGGATATTTTGTCCTACGTACATGTGCGTCGCTTAACTCCAGCACCAGGCCTCATATTCCAC TCATTAATTGCTTCGGCAATGGTTCTCCATGGCACAATTGATTCGTTGATTGATTTCTTCAGTTTCACTGCATGGATATTTTATGGTGGCGCCATGTTGGCTCTTATCGTGATGCGCTACACCAAACCCAACTATCCACGGCCATACAAGGTGCCAATTATCATTCCGGTTGTGGTCTTGGTTATATCTGTGTATCTCGTTGCTGCGCCAATCTTTGAGACACCGCGCATCGAATATTTGTACGCACTGCTGTTCATCTTTGCAGGACTCATATTTTATGTACCTTTTGTCAAACTGGGAATGACACCACGCTTTATGA ACAAGGTGACACTGTTTTTCCAATTGCTACTGGAGGTTGTGCCAACATCATCGATGGCCATGTTCGAATAA
- the LOC133848757 gene encoding nucleoside diphosphate kinase 6 has protein sequence MEITLALLKPHVLRNSYALQQIKTLIGKNFTILESKEVCITKELSERFYAEHKGKFFYHRLSTFMRSGPCYAFILESESCIAKWRHLMGPTKVFKAVYSEPNCIRALYGLSDTRNACHGSDSESSALREIAILFPEFKIRKPDKHIQ, from the exons aTGGAAATTACTCTTGCGCTGCTAAAGCCACACGTGCTGCGTAATAGCTACGcactacaacaaataaaaacactaaTAGGAAAAAATTTCACTATTCTGGAATCCAAAGAAGTCTGTATTACGAAGGAATTGTCGGAACGTTTCTACGCTGAGCACAAAGGAAAATTCTTCTACCATCGCCTTAGTACCTTTATGAGAAG CGGTCCTTGCTACGCATTTATATTAGAATCGGAATCATGCATTGCCAAGTGGCGCCATCTAATGGGGCCTACCAAAGTATTTAAGGCTGTCTATAGCGAACCAAATTGCATACGAGCTCTCTACGGATTATCGGACACTCGAAACGCCTGCCATGGATCGGATAGTGAATCCTCTGCGTTGCGAGAGATTGCCATACTGTTTCCAGAGTTTAAAATCCGAAAGCCCGACAAGCATATTCAGTGA
- the LOC133848756 gene encoding small ribosomal subunit protein mS25: MPFMKGREPIRRTLQYLKMGKLVLKDKVAIFSVNYNTYGNHHSGARDFVFWNIPQIQFRNPDVQVVTIKNTTPSPFVRCYFDDGRDIIIDIDSRSRDEIIEHLVKVVGKTREQLDAEARLAESKDNPANFGYGCDRHCICEIPGQVPCPGTVPLPEEKRGKFIFAPK; encoded by the exons ATGCCGTTTATGAAAGGACGTGAACCTATACGCCGTACTCTGCAGTACTTGAAAATGGGCAAACTAGTTTTAAAAGATAAAGTAGCCATATTCAGTGTTAACTACAACACATACGGCAATCATCACTCTGGTGCTAG GGATTTTGTGTTCTGGAACATACCGCAAATACAGTTCAGGAACCCAGACGTGCAAGTAGTCACAATCAAGAACACAACACCGTCGCCATTTGTCCGTTGTTACTTCGACGACGGCCGCGATATTATCATCGACATTGACAGTCGATCTCGGGACGAAATCATTGAGCACTTGGTCAAAGTGGTAGGCAAGACGCG TGAACAACTCGATGCGGAGGCAAGACTGGCGGAAAGTAAAGACAATCCGGCTAACTTTGGATACGGTTGTGATCGTCACTGCATCTGCGAGATACCTGGTCAAGTGCCATGTCCAGGCACAGTTCCATTGCCGGAGGAGAAGCGTGGCAAATTTATCTTTGCGCCGaaataa